The genomic interval CAGCGTAGGATAGCGCCAGTTCTTTTGCCATGCCCGAGGCATCCTGCTGGATCGCGATCAGGTCAGGAATACCGCCGCCCTTGACAAACTCGGAGCGCACGGTGTGCCCCGGCGCCTTGGGTGCGATCATAATGACGTCGAGATCTGCGCGCGGCACTACCTGGTTGTAGTGAATCGCGAATCCATGCGCGAACGCCATGGCAGCGCCCTGCTTGATATTTGGTTCGATTTCGTTGGCGTAAAGATCGCTTTGAAATTCATCGGGGGTAAGGATCATGACTACGTCGGCTTCGCGGATAGCGTCAGCAGTATTCTTGACGGCGAGACCCGCCGCCTCGGCCTTGGCGGCCGAAGCCGAGCCCTCGCGCAGTGCGACTGTAACGTCGACGCCGGAATCTTTAAGATTATTCGCGTGGGCATGGCCCTGTGAACCGTAACCGACAACGGTGACCTTTTTGCCCTGGATGATGGATAAATCGCAATCCTTATCGTAATAAATGTTCATAACTGCCTCGTGTCGAAAATCTGGTTAATGTTTTTTTATTAAAGCGTACCTTCCGGGTACCACTAAATGGTAAGCGCTTTTTCGCCGCGCATTATACCCATCGAGCCGGAGCGAACCACCTCGACGATGTTGTTTTCGTGCATGGCCCTGATGTAAGCGTCGAGTTTATCCCCAGCGCCGGTCAACTCGATACAGAAAGTGGTATCGGTGACGTCGATAATACGTGCCCGGAATATATCCGACAGGCGTTTTACCTCGGCACGCTGCGATTCGCCTTCGGCCTTGACCTTGACAAACATCATTTCACGCTCGATGAAATTACCCTCGGTAAAGTCCTGCAGCTTGACGACATCGACGAGTTTATTGAGCTGCTTGGTGATCTGCTCGATGATACGATCCGAGCCGGTTGTAATAATCGTCATGCGCGACAGGGTCTGGTCTTCCGTGGTCGCCACCGTCAGCGATTCGATGTTGTAACCCCGCGCGGAGAACAAACCGGAGATACGGGAAAGTGCGCCGGCCTCGTTTTCGACCAGCAGGGAAATGATGTGTCGCATTAAACCAGTTCTCCCTTCGCCTTTAGTGATGCCTGCACTTTCTGCTGCAGCGGGGAGATATCCATTTCGTTATGGGCTTTTCCGGCCGAAATCATCGGGTATACATTCGCTTCCTGGTCGGTAATGATGTCGAGAAACACGGTTCGGTCCTTGAGCTTGAAGGCCTCAACCATTGCATCGTGTAAATCGTCGGGATCTTCGACGCGAATGCCGACGTGCCCGTAGGCCTCGGTCAGCTTGACGAAATCGGGCAGCGAATCCATGTAAACATGCGAATAACGCTTCTCGTAGAAGAATTCCTGCCACTGGCGCACCATTCCGAGATAGCGGTTATTAAGATTAATAATCTTGACCGGGGTGCCGTACTGCAGGCAGGTGGATAACTCCTGGATGCACATCTGGATGCTGCCTTCTCCGGTGACGCAGGCGACGTCCTTATCGGGGAAGGCAAGTTTGACGCCCATCGCAGCGGGAAGTCCAAATCCCATCGTGCCGAGACCCCCGGAATTGATCCAGCGTCGTGGCTTATCGAAATGATAGAACTGGGCGGCATACATCTGGTGTTGACCGACATCCGAAGTAATATAAGCATCACCCTTGGTGACTTTATAGAGTTCTTCCACGGCCTCCTGCGGCTGAATCAGGCCTTTCTTCTTCTCGTAAGCGAAGCTTTCCTGCGACTGCCAGGCCTTGATAGTTTTCCACCACGCATCAAGCGCCTTCTTGTCGACTCTGAGATCGGTGTGTTCCAGC from Gammaproteobacteria bacterium carries:
- the ilvN gene encoding acetolactate synthase small subunit, translating into MRHIISLLVENEAGALSRISGLFSARGYNIESLTVATTEDQTLSRMTIITTGSDRIIEQITKQLNKLVDVVKLQDFTEGNFIEREMMFVKVKAEGESQRAEVKRLSDIFRARIIDVTDTTFCIELTGAGDKLDAYIRAMHENNIVEVVRSGSMGIMRGEKALTI